The following are from one region of the Chloracidobacterium sp. genome:
- a CDS encoding DUF1156 domain-containing protein produces the protein MTFSKKLIEVALPLQAINNACKSDKDRKTGHIRNIHKWFAPMPLPALRAIIFSSIIDDPGEDSSREHLLKVISDLVSSGPEHPADRVLAEARDLIKKQLDGQPLWVLDPFCGGGSTLVEAQRLGLRSEGSDLNPIPLMISKALTVLPARNRSRAAGSMQLATFESDIRKYAEKVREVVKGSIAHMFPVAPNGDPIIYWWWAHTVRSPNPAFGRFRTPLVTSWWLSRRSGEVQYLQPSPNKETGRIDFEVVKGRTPPSPNKDRCIFSNDPITYEYVREQARQGHLGRMLLAYASDGKHGRKQWPADTKNEVSANVRSPSNLPDLEIPSDGLGISVQNYGFHKWKDLFTPRQQQTLLAFAQAIQRVPEWVESDGESLQYGCDIASFLGLCLGKLAQASSEVVRLNVRNGPNAKAEPAFARGDLQLNWDFAETNPFAKSVGDWNQIVTTALRAYKLIDPSGPAAEVHQSDARVAGKAHKGEYLIITDPPYFAAIGYADLSEYFYYWIRIALKDIQPAFFSTIAVPKLNELIASPKRHGSRANAAAYFVEGFTETFKNLAGINRSGLPLVVVYAQRQEEQSSGSTVSTGWEAMLEAIIRANLAITGTWPISGTGEARMRAHRANALGSYIVIVCRPRDKASQRVTRREFVDALKSELPESLRLLQRGNIAPVDLAQAAIGPGMAVYTRYEKVLDAGGKPLTVREALALINQTLDEVLAEQEGDFDGDTRWALAWFEEFGFEAGEYGRAETLSKAKNTSVNEMADPRTSPILEARAGKVRLFRPDELEADWTPESDGRLTVWDMVHQLVRVLENDGETAAAAIVAKLGAKAETARELCYLLYTMCERKKRAAEALSYNGLVQSWPEIMRLAQQQTSSTGGTVQTFEFTEQE, from the coding sequence ATGACGTTTTCAAAAAAACTTATCGAAGTAGCTCTGCCGTTACAGGCGATAAATAATGCCTGCAAGTCGGACAAGGACCGAAAGACAGGACATATTCGCAACATACATAAGTGGTTCGCGCCGATGCCTCTGCCCGCACTCAGGGCCATCATCTTTTCCTCGATAATTGACGACCCAGGAGAGGACTCATCTCGAGAGCATCTCCTTAAAGTTATCTCCGACCTGGTTTCAAGTGGACCAGAGCACCCTGCGGACCGAGTTCTTGCTGAAGCAAGAGATTTAATTAAGAAACAGTTGGATGGTCAACCACTCTGGGTGCTTGATCCTTTTTGCGGTGGTGGGTCAACGCTCGTCGAGGCTCAACGCCTCGGGTTGCGTAGCGAGGGCTCGGACTTAAATCCAATTCCACTCATGATTTCTAAAGCTCTTACAGTGCTTCCGGCAAGAAATCGTAGCCGTGCGGCCGGTTCCATGCAACTAGCGACTTTTGAATCAGATATTCGAAAGTATGCCGAAAAAGTTCGAGAGGTTGTAAAGGGTTCGATTGCTCACATGTTTCCGGTCGCACCGAATGGTGATCCAATCATCTATTGGTGGTGGGCTCACACTGTTCGTTCTCCCAATCCCGCATTTGGCCGGTTCCGAACGCCTTTGGTTACGTCGTGGTGGCTGTCACGTCGGTCCGGCGAAGTCCAGTACTTGCAGCCGTCACCGAATAAGGAGACAGGTCGGATTGATTTCGAAGTTGTAAAAGGTCGCACGCCGCCCTCGCCAAATAAAGACAGGTGTATCTTTTCTAATGATCCAATTACCTATGAGTATGTTCGTGAGCAGGCCCGCCAAGGCCACCTCGGTCGAATGTTACTCGCCTACGCCTCGGATGGAAAACATGGTAGGAAGCAATGGCCTGCGGATACGAAGAATGAGGTTAGCGCAAACGTCCGATCGCCATCAAATCTCCCAGATTTAGAGATTCCCAGCGATGGCTTGGGTATAAGTGTTCAAAACTACGGTTTCCATAAATGGAAGGATCTTTTTACGCCACGACAACAACAAACGTTATTGGCTTTTGCTCAAGCGATTCAGCGAGTTCCGGAATGGGTCGAGTCTGACGGTGAATCCTTACAATATGGCTGTGACATTGCATCATTTTTAGGTCTCTGTCTTGGAAAGCTTGCGCAAGCAAGCTCGGAAGTGGTTCGGCTGAACGTTAGGAATGGCCCTAACGCAAAGGCTGAGCCCGCCTTCGCAAGGGGTGATCTCCAATTAAACTGGGATTTTGCAGAGACTAACCCTTTTGCAAAAAGTGTTGGTGACTGGAACCAAATTGTTACGACTGCTTTACGAGCCTACAAATTGATAGATCCGAGCGGGCCAGCGGCCGAAGTCCATCAATCCGATGCAAGAGTCGCAGGTAAAGCTCATAAAGGAGAGTATTTGATTATTACTGATCCTCCTTACTTCGCAGCGATTGGCTATGCGGATCTTTCTGAATATTTCTACTACTGGATTCGCATTGCATTGAAGGATATTCAACCCGCATTTTTCTCAACGATTGCAGTGCCAAAACTTAATGAATTGATTGCTTCACCGAAGCGTCACGGCAGCAGGGCTAACGCGGCCGCGTACTTCGTTGAAGGATTTACTGAAACTTTTAAGAATCTAGCAGGGATAAATAGGTCCGGACTACCTTTAGTTGTCGTTTATGCCCAACGTCAGGAAGAGCAATCGAGTGGAAGCACGGTTTCAACAGGATGGGAAGCGATGCTGGAAGCAATCATTCGGGCAAATCTAGCAATTACAGGCACCTGGCCAATTTCAGGAACTGGGGAAGCTCGTATGCGTGCACATCGAGCCAACGCGTTAGGGTCTTACATAGTAATTGTATGTCGGCCACGAGATAAAGCATCGCAAAGAGTCACCCGTCGTGAATTTGTTGATGCTCTCAAATCCGAGCTTCCAGAATCTCTCAGGCTTCTTCAGCGCGGCAATATCGCTCCTGTCGATCTCGCACAGGCGGCGATCGGGCCGGGAATGGCGGTTTATACGAGGTATGAAAAGGTTTTGGATGCCGGGGGCAAGCCGCTAACGGTTCGCGAAGCTCTGGCGCTGATAAATCAGACGCTCGACGAGGTGCTGGCGGAGCAGGAAGGCGATTTTGACGGCGACACTCGCTGGGCACTCGCATGGTTCGAGGAGTTTGGCTTCGAGGCAGGCGAATACGGTCGTGCCGAAACGCTCTCAAAAGCCAAGAACACTTCGGTTAACGAGATGGCCGATCCGCGCACAAGCCCGATACTCGAAGCAAGAGCTGGCAAGGTTCGTCTGTTCCGGCCCGACGAGCTTGAGGCAGACTGGACCCCCGAAAGCGACGGCCGCCTGACGGTCTGGGATATGGTGCATCAACTCGTTCGCGTCCTCGAAAATGACGGCGAAACCGCCGCCGCTGCAATCGTTGCGAAACTAGGAGCCAAAGCAGAAACCGCCCGTGAACTCTGCTATCTGCTCTACACCATGTGCGAACGAAAGAAACGCGCCGCCGAAGCGCTCAGCTATAACGGCCTAGTCCAATCCTGGCCGGAGATAATGCGGCTCGCGCAACAACAAACATCATCGACGGGCGGCACAGTACAGACTTTCGAGTTTACTGAGCAAGAATGA
- a CDS encoding DUF262 domain-containing protein, with translation MSIFEDTNPRELKELLNDIHSRNMVLPDFQRDFVWDPWMTQELIISIANNFPAGTLLRVRDTKSEFFAPRAFQGAPDISGHKHTFLVLDGQQRLTSLYQAFFGVGEHRYFLNLKKLLDGADFEEGIFHLRTTTKKVKAFDNEDVQAAELVVPLSVLRNGSGGFSKWCRAVARKLKDAERIKLEDELCEVEERWIQTIDDYKFPVVTLAESTSAEALCTIFETLNRTGVKLSVFELLTARFWPKGVKLRELWETAVADHPIILEYNVDPYYLLQAIAICSRPTPGCKRSEVLELTADNINDWWPKVVRGLVAGLEILRDDCRVLLPRWLPYQPMLLTLAALLGKSGKAENPPDEGVRREKIKQWFWCASFGQAYESGANTQAVKDTGEMLTWFGGGEPPDSVQSVRFDPAALRDVTPRQRAIYSATICLILCSGTRDFHKQSVITSRLMNEEGIDDHHVFPSDYLLKQKGIDVPRVRDCVLNRTLIDASTNRKISNRPPSDYMSEIKATVGFPFDAVLESHILPVGDDSPLWSNDYEAFLDWRQKRIWEEIKSVTGLTEMSDLEAVDVL, from the coding sequence GTGAGCATTTTTGAGGATACAAACCCACGCGAGCTAAAGGAACTGCTCAATGACATTCACTCCAGAAACATGGTCCTTCCGGATTTTCAGCGAGACTTCGTTTGGGATCCTTGGATGACGCAGGAGTTGATCATCTCGATAGCAAATAACTTCCCAGCGGGTACACTCCTTCGCGTTCGGGATACGAAGAGTGAGTTTTTTGCCCCACGAGCATTTCAGGGGGCACCGGACATTTCAGGCCATAAGCACACGTTTTTGGTTCTCGACGGGCAACAAAGACTTACTTCGTTATATCAAGCGTTCTTTGGGGTTGGCGAGCATCGCTATTTTCTCAACCTGAAGAAGTTATTGGATGGGGCTGACTTCGAAGAGGGCATTTTTCATCTGCGAACGACAACGAAAAAGGTAAAGGCCTTTGACAATGAGGATGTACAGGCCGCGGAGCTGGTCGTGCCCCTTAGCGTTCTTCGCAACGGGTCTGGCGGATTCAGCAAGTGGTGCCGAGCGGTTGCTCGAAAACTGAAGGACGCTGAACGGATTAAACTGGAAGATGAATTGTGTGAGGTCGAAGAGCGTTGGATCCAGACGATTGACGATTACAAGTTTCCTGTGGTCACTCTCGCAGAGTCGACTTCAGCTGAGGCCCTTTGCACGATCTTTGAAACATTGAACCGAACTGGAGTCAAACTGAGCGTTTTCGAGCTGCTCACTGCCCGTTTTTGGCCCAAGGGCGTCAAACTGCGTGAACTTTGGGAAACTGCAGTTGCCGACCATCCTATCATCCTCGAATACAATGTTGATCCCTACTACCTGCTTCAGGCGATCGCGATCTGCAGTCGTCCAACGCCTGGCTGCAAGCGAAGCGAGGTCCTCGAGCTTACAGCAGATAACATAAACGATTGGTGGCCGAAAGTTGTACGCGGTTTGGTCGCCGGCCTCGAGATCTTACGTGACGACTGCAGAGTACTTCTTCCGCGATGGTTGCCTTACCAACCAATGCTCTTGACGCTTGCAGCACTCTTGGGTAAATCGGGGAAAGCTGAGAACCCACCTGACGAAGGAGTTCGACGCGAGAAGATAAAGCAGTGGTTCTGGTGTGCTTCTTTCGGACAGGCATATGAGAGTGGTGCGAATACACAAGCCGTAAAGGATACAGGCGAAATGCTAACGTGGTTCGGGGGCGGAGAACCACCGGATAGCGTTCAATCGGTGCGCTTCGACCCGGCTGCACTTCGAGACGTGACCCCGAGACAGCGGGCGATCTATAGTGCTACGATCTGCCTGATCCTTTGCTCAGGCACGCGTGATTTTCACAAACAATCTGTCATCACCTCGAGGTTGATGAACGAAGAGGGTATCGACGACCATCATGTTTTTCCGTCAGACTATCTTTTGAAGCAAAAGGGCATTGACGTTCCCCGAGTTCGAGATTGTGTCCTTAACCGCACTCTCATCGACGCCTCGACAAATCGCAAGATCAGCAATCGGCCGCCGTCAGATTACATGAGCGAGATCAAGGCAACGGTCGGCTTCCCGTTCGATGCCGTCCTTGAATCACACATCCTTCCCGTCGGAGATGACTCGCCCTTGTGGTCCAATGACTATGAAGCATTTCTTGACTGGAGGCAGAAGCGTATATGGGAAGAGATAAAGAGCGTAACTGGGTTGACCGAGATGAGCGATCTTGAGGCCGTGGATGTGCTGTGA